One segment of Thermodesulfovibrio sp. 3907-1M DNA contains the following:
- a CDS encoding nodulation protein NfeD: MKEKIKYFILSLIMLSLCSSAYAKDIIVLTVNGVINPPHAEYTIKGIKMAHETNAEAVIIQLDTPGGLDTSMRSIVKEMLNSQIPIIVYVSPKGARAASAGAFITLAAHIAAMAPGTNIGAAHPVAVGEKMDKTMAEKVTNDAVAYIKSIAKQRGRNTEWAQEAVRKSISSTETEALKLKVIDLIADDLDSLIRDIHGMRVKTVRGEFVLNTKSAKINKIEMNFRERLLNFITDPNIAYILLMIGIYGIIFELSNPGSILPGVIGAISLILAFYSLQTLPINYAAAGLILLGVILFILELKITSHGLLTLGGVICFILGSIMLFDTANPLFKLSLSVIIPVTLVTALFFGVLLRLAYKAHKRKPVTGVEELIGLKGIAKTDIDSHGGMVMVHGELWQARSRVEIKKDEEVIVEEVQGLTLIVRKAS, encoded by the coding sequence ATGAAAGAAAAAATCAAATACTTTATCCTTTCGTTAATTATGCTCTCACTTTGCAGCTCTGCTTATGCAAAAGATATTATTGTTCTTACAGTAAATGGAGTTATAAATCCACCTCATGCAGAATATACGATAAAGGGAATTAAAATGGCTCATGAAACCAATGCTGAGGCAGTTATAATCCAGCTTGACACCCCTGGAGGTCTTGACACATCCATGAGAAGCATAGTTAAAGAAATGCTTAACTCTCAAATTCCTATTATTGTCTATGTTTCACCAAAAGGAGCCCGAGCAGCAAGTGCAGGTGCATTTATAACACTCGCTGCCCATATTGCTGCAATGGCTCCGGGAACAAACATAGGAGCAGCTCATCCTGTTGCAGTTGGTGAAAAAATGGATAAGACTATGGCTGAAAAGGTTACAAATGATGCTGTTGCCTACATTAAATCAATTGCCAAACAAAGAGGAAGAAACACTGAATGGGCTCAGGAAGCTGTAAGAAAAAGCATTTCATCTACTGAAACAGAGGCATTAAAACTTAAAGTAATTGATTTAATTGCTGATGATCTTGACAGCCTTATAAGAGATATACACGGAATGAGGGTAAAAACAGTTCGTGGAGAGTTTGTTTTAAATACAAAATCAGCAAAAATAAATAAAATTGAGATGAACTTCAGAGAAAGGCTTCTTAACTTCATAACTGACCCAAACATTGCTTATATTCTTTTAATGATAGGTATATATGGCATTATATTTGAACTCAGCAACCCGGGAAGCATTTTACCAGGTGTAATTGGTGCGATTTCTTTAATTCTTGCTTTTTACAGTCTTCAAACCCTTCCCATAAACTATGCGGCAGCAGGTTTAATACTTCTTGGTGTAATACTTTTTATACTTGAACTCAAAATTACCTCTCACGGGCTACTAACACTTGGCGGAGTAATATGTTTTATACTTGGTTCAATAATGCTTTTTGATACAGCAAATCCTTTATTCAAGCTTTCTCTTTCAGTAATTATACCTGTAACATTGGTAACGGCATTGTTTTTTGGTGTGCTTCTAAGGCTTGCATATAAAGCTCACAAAAGAAAGCCTGTTACAGGAGTTGAAGAGCTTATTGGACTTAAGGGTATTGCCAAAACTGATATTGACAGCCATGGAGGAATGGTTATGGTTCATGGAGAACTCTGGCAGGCTCGGTCTCGTGTGGAAATAAAAAAGGATGAAGAAGTCATAGTTGAAGAAGTTCAGGGACTTACTTTAATAGTGAGGAAAGCCTCTTGA
- a CDS encoding NAD(P)-dependent oxidoreductase: MKALVTGGTGFIGSHLVEALLRENYEVYCIVRDPSRLRFLKGLDVKIIKADLSDKESLKKIEWNFDYVFNLSGITKASHPEEFFQSNYIGTKNLVEVVAERNSAIKRFIHVSSLAAAGPCVDGTPVTEDTPPSPVSEYGRSKLLGEQVVKFFKDKIPITIIRPPAVYGPRDSDFLTFFKMIKTGFVLYLTEGKYSMIYVDDLVRGIITASKMEKATGQTFFIADAQPYNTHEIVEAISKAIGKRPVKIKIPQSIGMFFIRVFQKFDKKSIINSDKLKEFIQPCWVCSTKKAESLLGFKTKTKLKEGMEWTAKWYRMNQWI; the protein is encoded by the coding sequence TTGAAAGCTCTTGTTACTGGCGGAACAGGTTTTATAGGAAGTCATCTTGTAGAGGCTCTTTTAAGAGAAAATTACGAGGTTTACTGCATAGTTAGAGATCCGTCAAGGCTTCGTTTTCTCAAAGGGCTTGATGTAAAGATTATTAAGGCTGATCTTTCGGATAAAGAAAGCTTAAAAAAGATTGAATGGAATTTTGACTATGTCTTTAATCTTTCAGGAATAACAAAGGCAAGCCATCCAGAAGAATTTTTTCAGTCAAACTACATTGGCACGAAAAATTTAGTGGAAGTAGTGGCTGAGAGAAACTCAGCTATCAAAAGATTTATTCATGTAAGCAGTCTTGCAGCCGCAGGACCGTGTGTGGATGGAACTCCTGTAACAGAAGATACACCACCATCTCCAGTATCTGAATATGGAAGAAGTAAGCTTCTTGGAGAGCAAGTTGTTAAATTTTTCAAAGATAAAATACCCATTACAATAATAAGACCTCCCGCGGTGTATGGTCCAAGAGACAGTGATTTTCTTACATTTTTTAAAATGATCAAGACAGGGTTTGTTTTATATCTAACAGAAGGTAAATATTCAATGATATATGTGGATGACCTCGTAAGAGGTATAATTACTGCATCAAAAATGGAGAAAGCAACTGGACAGACCTTTTTCATTGCAGATGCTCAACCATACAATACTCATGAAATAGTTGAAGCTATATCAAAGGCTATAGGTAAAAGACCTGTTAAGATAAAAATTCCTCAGTCAATAGGCATGTTTTTCATAAGAGTCTTTCAAAAATTTGACAAAAAAAGTATAATAAATAGCGATAAACTTAAAGAGTTTATCCAGCCATGCTGGGTTTGCTCTACAAAAAAAGCCGAGTCCTTACTCGGCTTCAAAACAAAAACTAAGTTAAAGGAAGGGATGGAATGGACAGCAAAGTGGTACAGAATGAATCAATGGATATAA
- a CDS encoding pyridoxal phosphate-dependent aminotransferase family protein, which produces MKIHSMGIYPYFRVIESAQGPEVIMNGRKMIMIGSNNYLGLTNHPKVKEAAINAIKKYGTGCAGSRFLNGTLDIHIELEEKLARFTRKEAALVFTTGFQVNLGVISSLIGKDEVVIIDKMDHASIVDGCRLSFGEVKRYKHNDIEDLERVLKETEGRPKLVVVDGVFSMEGDIVKLPEVVALCKKYGARIMVDDAHGIGVLGQTGRGTAEHFGLEKDVDLIMGTYSKSLASIGGFIAGERDVINYIKHFARAFIFSASPPPASVAAVSAAIDIIESEPERRQQLWKNTNKMLKGFKELGFDIGVAETPIIPVIVGDDELAFKFVMMLQQEGIFANVAVSPAVPPGKALIRTSYMATHTDEHLDRVLEAFKKVGKALGVI; this is translated from the coding sequence ATGAAAATTCATTCAATGGGTATTTATCCTTACTTTAGAGTAATTGAGTCTGCTCAGGGACCTGAAGTAATAATGAATGGAAGAAAAATGATCATGATTGGCTCAAACAACTATCTTGGACTTACAAATCATCCAAAAGTAAAAGAAGCTGCAATTAATGCAATTAAAAAATATGGAACAGGCTGTGCTGGTTCAAGATTTTTGAATGGAACTCTTGACATTCATATAGAGCTTGAAGAAAAACTGGCAAGATTTACAAGAAAAGAAGCTGCTTTGGTCTTTACAACAGGTTTTCAGGTAAATCTTGGAGTAATTTCCTCGTTAATTGGAAAGGACGAAGTAGTAATAATTGATAAAATGGATCATGCAAGCATTGTTGACGGATGTCGTCTTTCTTTTGGCGAAGTTAAAAGATATAAGCACAACGATATTGAAGACCTTGAAAGAGTTCTTAAAGAAACTGAAGGCAGACCAAAACTTGTTGTTGTTGATGGAGTCTTCAGTATGGAGGGTGATATAGTCAAGCTTCCTGAAGTTGTAGCTTTATGCAAAAAATATGGAGCAAGAATTATGGTTGACGATGCTCACGGAATAGGAGTGCTTGGTCAGACTGGTCGTGGAACCGCTGAACACTTTGGACTTGAAAAAGATGTTGACCTTATTATGGGAACATATAGTAAGTCTCTTGCATCAATTGGAGGATTTATTGCAGGAGAGAGAGATGTTATAAACTATATCAAACATTTTGCGAGAGCATTCATCTTTAGTGCAAGTCCTCCACCTGCTTCAGTGGCTGCAGTTTCAGCAGCAATTGATATAATTGAGTCTGAACCAGAGAGAAGACAGCAGCTCTGGAAAAACACAAACAAGATGCTAAAAGGATTCAAAGAACTCGGTTTTGACATCGGAGTAGCAGAAACACCGATAATCCCTGTAATTGTCGGTGATGATGAGCTTGCCTTTAAGTTCGTGATGATGCTTCAGCAAGAGGGAATATTTGCTAATGTGGCAGTATCTCCTGCTGTTCCACCAGGAAAAGCACTTATAAGAACAAGCTATATGGCAACTCACACAGATGAACATCTTGACAGAGTCCTTGAGGCATTCAAAAAAGTAGGTAAAGCTTTAGGCGTGATTTAA
- a CDS encoding type II secretion system protein gives MKRGYSVVEILIVIAIMGILAGGILSAYRFIAKENVTRHLVAKQEQDVSVLINQLLKDVDSAGFGVDIDNLCSETTISSGSLQFPSLASREERWSGCWAVLNSGNLTIQSKNFMGQDCQFPSAWYTVLDPVTKKSLCPANTGYLCNDLNNMSGIAFYATTENDYTYPQSFMVTYALNQENLPKECARGTYNLVKTIGTSRYSGYQANQPVISCVFPNGFKVRAGIQSGGSITYQDSLSNSDIQNHNLKLFRICLILQVGSAQDTPSTQPQFSSDCGGGPTIDNTWWNNTGRWYRWKVVEQDIPLRNYQ, from the coding sequence ATGAAAAGAGGCTACTCAGTTGTTGAAATTCTCATAGTCATTGCCATAATGGGAATTCTGGCAGGTGGCATACTAAGTGCTTATCGCTTTATTGCAAAAGAAAATGTAACGAGGCATCTCGTAGCAAAGCAGGAGCAGGATGTCTCAGTCCTTATAAATCAGCTTTTAAAGGATGTTGACTCTGCCGGATTCGGTGTAGATATAGACAATCTCTGTTCTGAGACAACAATATCCTCAGGCAGTTTACAGTTTCCTTCCCTGGCTTCAAGAGAAGAAAGATGGTCAGGATGCTGGGCAGTATTAAATAGTGGAAATCTTACAATACAAAGTAAGAATTTTATGGGACAGGACTGTCAGTTTCCCAGTGCTTGGTACACTGTTCTTGATCCTGTAACTAAAAAAAGCTTATGCCCGGCAAATACTGGTTATCTATGCAATGATCTAAACAATATGAGTGGAATTGCTTTTTACGCTACAACAGAGAACGATTATACTTATCCTCAATCTTTTATGGTTACCTATGCTCTTAATCAAGAAAATTTACCAAAAGAGTGTGCCCGAGGGACATATAATTTAGTTAAAACAATCGGAACATCAAGATACAGTGGTTATCAGGCAAATCAACCAGTTATCTCCTGTGTTTTTCCCAATGGCTTTAAAGTCAGAGCAGGCATTCAGAGCGGAGGCTCTATAACTTATCAGGACTCTCTTTCTAATTCGGACATTCAGAACCATAATCTTAAGTTATTTCGTATCTGTCTTATTCTTCAGGTTGGTTCAGCTCAGGATACTCCATCAACTCAACCACAGTTCAGTTCAGATTGTGGAGGAGGTCCAACCATAGACAATACATGGTGGAACAATACAGGGAGGTGGTATAGATGGAAAGTTGTAGAACAGGATATTCCATTAAGAAACTATCAATAA
- a CDS encoding prepilin-type N-terminal cleavage/methylation domain-containing protein, which yields MEEFKFNSKGFTLIELLIGMLIVLVVMIGLLKGILEYNKFTTRAKMKDRATEIARQFTAYIENLPYTSDGSGVRSILYANNSAWNNVTCSSNSCSFFETHTEFYEIGSPTLSNPIGNLSSNLRLYPSVNTPQSQCSCRGDSCPASLPVCTYEGFSGRRIYTGVNVAKIVDDYGRETGKAASVMIWYFEPFTNELKRMTTLVIKEKR from the coding sequence ATGGAAGAATTCAAATTCAATAGCAAAGGATTCACACTTATTGAACTTTTAATCGGAATGCTTATTGTGCTTGTTGTTATGATTGGACTTCTGAAGGGAATCCTTGAATACAATAAATTTACAACAAGAGCAAAGATGAAAGACAGGGCAACTGAGATAGCAAGACAGTTTACAGCTTATATTGAAAACCTTCCATATACAAGTGATGGAAGTGGAGTTCGGTCAATACTTTATGCCAACAATTCAGCCTGGAACAATGTTACATGTAGCTCTAATTCGTGCAGTTTTTTTGAAACTCACACGGAATTTTATGAAATTGGTTCTCCAACTCTATCAAATCCTATAGGCAATCTCTCCTCTAATTTAAGGCTTTATCCATCAGTAAATACTCCTCAGTCACAGTGTAGTTGCAGAGGGGACAGTTGTCCTGCCAGTCTTCCAGTTTGCACCTATGAAGGATTTTCTGGCAGAAGAATATATACAGGGGTAAATGTGGCAAAAATAGTTGATGATTATGGAAGAGAAACAGGTAAAGCAGCATCAGTGATGATTTGGTATTTTGAGCCTTTTACAAATGAACTTAAAAGAATGACAACTCTGGTAATCAAGGAGAAGAGATGA
- a CDS encoding prepilin-type N-terminal cleavage/methylation domain-containing protein, translating to MDRKVAGFSLFELLIIIAIVSFLMYIGYSQYTKYKADRELMRQANQLADDIGWIKSQSISKEPHGMVINLDNYTLFKDIDGNCSFTAQDKIISVVNFMNGITNSSITIFVFDRKGYPRDSNCGIGASGVTLKNTNNNQKIININKYGRIQIQ from the coding sequence ATGGATAGAAAAGTAGCAGGATTCAGTCTTTTTGAGCTTTTAATTATTATTGCCATTGTTTCATTTCTCATGTATATTGGTTATTCTCAGTATACAAAATACAAAGCTGACAGAGAGCTTATGAGACAGGCAAATCAGCTTGCAGATGATATAGGCTGGATAAAGTCTCAGTCAATCTCCAAAGAGCCTCATGGAATGGTGATAAATTTAGACAACTACACTCTGTTTAAAGACATTGATGGAAACTGTAGCTTCACTGCTCAAGATAAGATAATCAGTGTGGTAAATTTTATGAATGGAATAACAAATTCCAGTATAACAATATTTGTTTTTGACAGAAAAGGTTATCCAAGAGATAGTAATTGCGGAATTGGAGCAAGCGGTGTTACTTTAAAAAATACTAACAATAATCAAAAAATAATAAACATAAATAAATATGGAAGAATTCAAATTCAATAG
- a CDS encoding PilC/PilY family type IV pilus protein — MKKLLFFIFIFFISLLIKDNPSVESVDMADYCYVPPSIGQMFSPNVLLVIDVSGSMSWCAYNPTSSKQSCCDNSSGCGWTYKGTEEGYFEPDKIYERRYISIPNVGNDYVWVETTGTETACPKYSRGIDTSKKYKGACLNFLYMRRIDLLRWAITGGKLDSCTSNDPKRCDPELYGQPATNLSCDSYGCVLESESGIKVKVPWARIYDSLTFQFRNLTLQPRLGAMFFSGTGVRSNKVYVGDFTSSANFDGVNPYKNLITAINYEDPSGATPTAPALWDAYNYFAQNPPKYGGFTPQQGAGDKWRNPMYQCFDENNNGVCEGSELKLIPCAKNFIILLTDGQWNQGGYPVQGTCSINTGYEVNSADPVVPAYWLHKKGFTNLPTGISSYVEAVYGIGLWLGGTGEKSLKQVAMYGSFDRIKTWPDNLSGYPTATCGPVDDCCSGYNCGKGSACANLPPSSSDWDKDGDGKPDTFYSASDATEIKEAVKTAIFDILRRASSGSTVATLASRTGISSLVIQPYFYPKYQREDGVELGWLGFLRSFWVDLKQNLREDTVMNKILDMAQNAWDKIIQFIRTDDETKIAVLAGDTDSGSNACQLESIKDLNQVKAVFDSGCWLAQNSASDRTIKYNKDGTLTNFTTSEASYLAGIWQTVDSTIDQTKASCIIRYLRGENLSGDSTCGSLSYVQRTRELNINTFCGSGRSQTWKLGDIINSTPSVVSDQPVNIYHIKYGDSTYAAFIRSDSYKNRATIAFVGANDGMLHAFRVGTVVNQIDPEHPSKLQNSPVDTGTDKIGREEWAFIPRNAVPYLIWYGNSDYCHVPTVDYRTIVVDAKISGQWKTLLIGAMGFGGKALGSFSSSIFVLDITDPVNPSLLWEKSLPDQTLTLSFPAVLKADDWYVVVGSGPKDPKGTSFSTAKIYFFRLADGYLTNTLTVKEGNQTVTAAVGDIMPVDFDFDYYDDVLYFGTYTTNSGDFYRIYIKGKSVSSLSDSDIKKAVSVSRPVFAAPNFTVDEFGRLWVFFGTGRYLGDSDKTVSYTNYFIGFKDECMVSGCSYSLGSSGTTNTTSSQVYATVTEVKKICSCDSSGCSQVDVVYDTTPVTTGVEPEHGWYYQLTGEAVISQPAVFGGNVDVLVFAPPQDICAYGGNTELMALYYKTGTPNPRPAVLSTLATSGTQGTVTVYAKIPIGSGAPPFGNPFQITQGTSSREYTKFVQVSTGIVLKLQQQVSPGYESRFVSWIEK, encoded by the coding sequence ATGAAAAAGTTGTTATTCTTTATCTTCATATTTTTTATATCTCTCTTAATTAAGGATAATCCTTCTGTAGAGTCAGTTGATATGGCAGATTACTGTTATGTTCCTCCATCAATAGGACAGATGTTTTCTCCTAATGTTTTACTTGTGATAGATGTTAGCGGTTCTATGTCATGGTGTGCTTATAATCCAACGTCTTCAAAACAAAGCTGCTGTGATAATTCATCAGGTTGTGGGTGGACATATAAAGGCACAGAGGAGGGCTATTTTGAGCCAGATAAAATTTATGAAAGAAGATATATATCCATTCCAAATGTAGGTAATGACTATGTATGGGTAGAAACAACAGGAACGGAAACAGCATGCCCGAAATACTCTAGAGGCATTGATACATCTAAAAAATATAAAGGTGCGTGTCTTAATTTCCTGTATATGAGAAGAATTGACCTTTTAAGGTGGGCAATTACAGGAGGGAAACTTGATTCTTGTACATCTAATGATCCAAAAAGATGTGATCCTGAACTTTACGGACAGCCTGCTACCAATCTCAGCTGTGACAGCTATGGATGTGTTCTTGAATCAGAATCAGGAATAAAGGTAAAAGTTCCATGGGCAAGAATATATGATAGTTTAACTTTTCAGTTCAGAAATTTAACTTTACAGCCAAGACTTGGAGCCATGTTTTTCAGTGGCACAGGAGTAAGAAGTAATAAGGTATATGTTGGTGACTTTACTTCAAGTGCTAATTTTGACGGTGTTAATCCATATAAAAATTTAATTACTGCAATAAACTATGAAGACCCTTCAGGTGCAACTCCTACAGCACCTGCTTTATGGGATGCATATAACTACTTTGCTCAGAATCCTCCCAAATATGGAGGCTTTACTCCTCAGCAGGGTGCAGGAGATAAGTGGCGTAATCCAATGTATCAATGTTTTGACGAAAATAACAACGGAGTCTGCGAAGGTAGCGAACTCAAGCTTATTCCATGTGCAAAAAACTTCATAATTCTCCTTACTGATGGGCAGTGGAATCAAGGTGGATATCCTGTTCAAGGAACATGTAGCATTAATACAGGATATGAAGTAAATTCTGCAGATCCTGTTGTTCCTGCATACTGGCTTCATAAAAAGGGCTTTACCAATTTACCAACAGGAATCTCTTCTTATGTTGAAGCAGTTTACGGAATAGGACTGTGGCTTGGAGGAACAGGAGAAAAATCACTCAAACAGGTTGCCATGTATGGCTCCTTTGATAGAATTAAAACATGGCCTGATAACCTCAGTGGTTATCCAACTGCTACCTGCGGTCCTGTTGATGATTGCTGTTCAGGATACAATTGCGGAAAAGGCAGTGCCTGTGCAAACCTGCCTCCGTCTTCGTCTGATTGGGATAAGGATGGTGATGGAAAGCCTGATACTTTTTATTCTGCCTCTGATGCAACTGAAATAAAAGAAGCAGTGAAGACTGCCATATTTGACATTCTCCGCCGTGCATCCTCTGGTTCTACTGTTGCCACGCTTGCCTCAAGAACCGGTATATCAAGCCTTGTTATTCAACCATATTTTTATCCAAAGTATCAGAGAGAGGATGGGGTGGAGCTTGGCTGGCTTGGATTTTTGCGTAGTTTCTGGGTTGACCTAAAACAGAATTTGAGAGAAGATACTGTAATGAATAAAATTCTTGACATGGCACAGAATGCTTGGGATAAGATTATTCAGTTTATAAGAACAGATGATGAGACAAAAATAGCAGTTTTAGCTGGAGATACTGACAGTGGAAGCAATGCCTGTCAGCTTGAATCTATTAAAGATTTAAATCAGGTTAAAGCAGTTTTTGACAGTGGCTGCTGGCTTGCCCAAAACTCTGCATCAGACAGAACGATAAAATACAACAAAGACGGAACTCTTACAAATTTCACCACTTCTGAGGCATCATATCTTGCTGGTATCTGGCAGACAGTTGACTCAACAATTGATCAAACAAAAGCAAGCTGTATTATCAGATACTTAAGAGGTGAGAATTTATCAGGTGATTCAACATGCGGTTCATTAAGCTATGTTCAAAGGACAAGAGAGCTAAATATAAATACTTTCTGTGGTTCTGGTAGAAGTCAAACATGGAAACTTGGAGATATCATAAATTCAACCCCTTCTGTGGTGTCTGATCAGCCAGTAAACATCTATCACATAAAATATGGTGATTCCACATACGCTGCATTTATCAGAAGCGATAGCTATAAAAATCGGGCAACGATTGCATTTGTTGGAGCAAATGATGGAATGCTTCATGCATTTAGAGTTGGAACAGTGGTAAATCAGATAGACCCTGAGCACCCATCAAAGCTTCAGAATTCGCCAGTTGATACAGGCACTGATAAAATAGGAAGAGAAGAATGGGCATTTATTCCAAGAAATGCTGTTCCTTATTTAATCTGGTATGGAAACTCTGATTACTGCCATGTTCCAACAGTTGATTACAGAACCATTGTTGTGGATGCAAAAATATCAGGACAATGGAAAACTCTTCTTATTGGAGCAATGGGATTTGGAGGCAAAGCCCTTGGCAGTTTCTCTTCAAGTATTTTCGTTCTTGATATAACAGATCCAGTAAATCCTTCTCTTTTATGGGAAAAGAGTCTTCCGGATCAAACCCTTACTCTTTCCTTCCCGGCTGTGTTGAAAGCAGATGATTGGTATGTGGTAGTTGGCTCTGGTCCAAAGGATCCTAAAGGAACGAGCTTTTCCACTGCAAAAATATACTTTTTCAGACTTGCTGATGGATACTTGACCAACACTTTAACAGTAAAAGAAGGAAATCAGACAGTAACAGCAGCAGTTGGTGATATTATGCCAGTTGATTTTGATTTTGATTATTATGACGATGTGCTTTACTTTGGAACATATACAACAAACTCTGGAGATTTTTACAGGATTTATATAAAAGGCAAATCTGTATCTTCGCTGTCAGACAGTGACATTAAGAAAGCTGTTTCAGTTTCAAGACCAGTATTTGCTGCACCAAACTTTACTGTTGACGAATTTGGCAGGCTATGGGTATTCTTTGGAACAGGAAGATATCTTGGAGACTCTGATAAAACAGTTTCATATACAAACTACTTTATTGGATTTAAGGATGAATGCATGGTGAGCGGCTGCAGTTATAGTTTGGGTAGTTCAGGAACGACAAATACAACCAGCAGCCAAGTTTACGCAACAGTAACAGAGGTAAAAAAAATTTGCTCCTGTGATTCTTCTGGATGTAGCCAGGTTGATGTTGTTTATGATACAACGCCTGTGACTACAGGAGTTGAACCTGAACATGGCTGGTATTATCAACTTACTGGAGAGGCGGTGATATCTCAGCCTGCTGTTTTTGGTGGAAATGTTGATGTGCTTGTTTTTGCTCCTCCACAGGATATTTGCGCTTATGGAGGAAATACTGAACTGATGGCGCTATACTATAAAACAGGCACTCCCAATCCACGACCCGCAGTGCTTTCAACTCTTGCAACCAGTGGAACTCAGGGAACTGTAACTGTTTATGCTAAGATTCCTATTGGAAGCGGCGCTCCTCCTTTTGGGAATCCGTTCCAGATTACTCAGGGAACGAGTTCAAGAGAATATACAAAGTTTGTGCAGGTATCAACAGGTATTGTTTTAAAATTACAACAGCAGGTCTCTCCAGGATATGAAAGCAGGTTTGTCTCATGGATAGAAAAGTAG
- a CDS encoding DUF3782 domain-containing protein: MKKSDIKLTKEEIKQIILTELPGLLKRDRKMRETIYHILQERFADKKQTEDRFEKILREIQLQREESERKWSEWNRKWEETQAEWNKKWEENERRWEESERRWEENQRRWEENQKKWEENQKVINSILEEIKLLHRKHDTTIGALGARWGLRTEASFREAIKGILEESFPVKVIKYSQKDNEGSVFGRPDQVKLDLIIRDGEVIAGEIKSSISKGDVATFLRKINFYEKSEGKKVHRKIIISPMIESSAKEFAESYGIEVYGYPEEVDFKELQSSN, encoded by the coding sequence ATGAAAAAGTCAGACATAAAACTTACAAAAGAGGAGATAAAACAGATTATTCTCACTGAGCTTCCAGGACTTTTGAAAAGAGATAGAAAAATGAGAGAAACAATATATCATATCTTGCAGGAGCGATTTGCAGACAAAAAGCAGACAGAGGATCGCTTTGAAAAGATTTTAAGAGAAATACAGCTTCAGAGAGAAGAAAGCGAAAGAAAATGGTCTGAATGGAACAGAAAGTGGGAGGAAACTCAGGCTGAATGGAACAAAAAATGGGAGGAAAACGAAAGAAGATGGGAAGAAAGTGAAAGAAGATGGGAAGAAAATCAAAGAAGATGGGAAGAAAATCAAAAGAAATGGGAAGAAAATCAGAAAGTTATTAATTCAATACTTGAAGAAATAAAGCTTCTTCACAGAAAGCATGATACAACCATTGGTGCTCTTGGAGCAAGATGGGGACTCAGGACTGAGGCATCTTTCAGAGAAGCTATAAAAGGAATACTTGAAGAGAGTTTTCCAGTTAAAGTTATAAAGTACTCTCAGAAGGACAATGAAGGTTCAGTTTTTGGAAGACCTGATCAGGTAAAGCTTGACCTTATAATAAGAGATGGTGAAGTAATTGCTGGTGAAATTAAATCTTCAATCAGTAAAGGCGATGTGGCTACTTTTTTAAGAAAAATAAATTTCTATGAAAAAAGTGAGGGCAAGAAAGTACACAGGAAAATTATAATCTCACCCATGATAGAAAGCAGTGCAAAAGAATTCGCTGAATCTTATGGTATAGAAGTTTATGGTTATCCTGAAGAGGTGGATTTTAAAGAATTGCAGAGTTCTAATTAA
- a CDS encoding Uma2 family endonuclease, with amino-acid sequence MAEAVLEKKKYTYQDYLKLPDEVRYELIEGKLIMTPSPNIKHQRISRKIEFMLEKYVTENSLGEVFDAPCDVYLDDENVVQPDILFISKERAYIIGEKNIQGAPDLVIEIVSEASIYRDSVQKKKLYAKHGVKEYWIVAPDDQMIEVYILREPGQYELRRTYYENDVVESEIIKGFKISMKDIFG; translated from the coding sequence ATGGCTGAGGCAGTCTTAGAAAAGAAAAAATACACATATCAGGACTATCTTAAACTTCCCGATGAGGTAAGATATGAACTCATTGAAGGAAAGCTAATCATGACACCATCACCAAATATTAAACATCAAAGAATTTCAAGGAAAATTGAATTTATGCTTGAAAAATATGTTACTGAAAATTCTCTTGGAGAGGTTTTTGATGCACCCTGTGATGTATATCTTGATGATGAAAATGTTGTCCAGCCTGATATACTTTTTATATCAAAAGAAAGAGCTTACATAATAGGAGAAAAAAACATTCAGGGCGCACCAGACCTTGTAATTGAGATAGTTTCAGAGGCATCCATATACAGGGATTCAGTTCAGAAAAAGAAACTCTATGCAAAACATGGAGTAAAGGAATACTGGATTGTAGCCCCTGATGATCAAATGATTGAAGTTTACATTTTAAGAGAACCGGGACAGTATGAGCTCAGACGCACCTATTATGAAAACGATGTGGTGGAGTCAGAGATTATAAAGGGATTCAAAATTTCCATGAAAGATATTTTCGGATGA